One part of the Thermoanaerobacterium sp. CMT5567-10 genome encodes these proteins:
- a CDS encoding PTS lactose/cellobiose transporter subunit IIA — protein MEYEEIVMKIIVSGGNARSHAMTAIQYAKSGNIKEARKEIDKACEELDKAHDVQTKLIQDEAAGNRKEVTLLMVHAQDHLMNAITVKDLAQEFIDMYEKQLKLESVLAR, from the coding sequence ATGGAATACGAAGAAATAGTTATGAAAATTATTGTAAGCGGTGGTAATGCTAGGTCACATGCGATGACTGCCATTCAGTATGCGAAATCTGGCAATATTAAAGAGGCGAGAAAGGAGATTGATAAAGCATGTGAGGAGTTGGATAAAGCTCATGACGTGCAAACAAAACTTATTCAAGATGAAGCAGCCGGAAATAGGAAGGAAGTTACGCTTCTTATGGTACATGCTCAAGACCACCTTATGAATGCAATAACTGTAAAAGATTTAGCCCAAGAATTTATTGACATGTACGAAAAGCAGTTAAAGCTTGAAAGTGTTTTGGCACGATAA
- a CDS encoding type VII toxin-antitoxin system MntA family adenylyltransferase antitoxin — protein MNINDEQVDVIKNFLINKVEPYVIYLFGSAVNGIFRSDSDIDIAYLSDKDISGYDLFMISQELADLLKRDVDLIDLRKASTVFKAQVVGTKKIIYCSDDLRRMNFEMYALKDYAKLNEERAEIIDKILKRGRIYNE, from the coding sequence ATGAATATTAACGATGAACAAGTCGATGTAATAAAGAATTTTCTTATAAATAAAGTAGAGCCGTATGTAATATATCTGTTTGGTTCGGCTGTAAATGGTATATTTAGAAGCGACAGTGATATTGATATTGCGTATTTAAGCGATAAAGATATTAGCGGTTATGATTTATTTATGATTTCGCAGGAATTAGCGGATTTACTAAAACGGGATGTGGATTTAATAGATTTGCGAAAAGCATCAACTGTATTCAAAGCTCAGGTGGTAGGAACGAAAAAAATAATTTATTGTAGTGATGATTTAAGGCGAATGAATTTCGAAATGTATGCATTGAAAGATTATGCGAAATTGAATGAGGAAAGAGCTGAAATAATTGATAAAATATTAAAAAGGGGACGAATTTACAATGAGTGA
- a CDS encoding PTS sugar transporter subunit IIB, producing the protein MKKITLICAAGMSTSLMVTKMKEAAKKLGEEVEIRATSESKFKQYENDTDILLLGPQVGFLLNKYKQTYEPKGIKVEVIDSIDYGMMNGEKVLKNALGL; encoded by the coding sequence ATGAAAAAAATTACTTTAATTTGTGCAGCCGGAATGTCTACAAGCTTAATGGTTACAAAGATGAAGGAAGCAGCAAAAAAGTTAGGAGAGGAGGTTGAGATAAGGGCAACTTCAGAGAGCAAATTTAAGCAGTACGAAAACGATACAGACATCTTGCTTTTAGGACCCCAGGTGGGTTTTCTGCTAAATAAGTATAAACAAACGTACGAACCTAAAGGAATAAAAGTGGAAGTAATAGACAGTATAGACTATGGAATGATGAATGGAGAAAAAGTTTTAAAAAATGCGTTAGGGCTATAA
- a CDS encoding sigma-54-dependent transcriptional regulator, giving the protein MKRIDIIYQKLKELDRGIGVSASDIADSLGLSRANVSSDLNRLCDEGKAVKVGTKPVLFRYVEEISNKREETSLDKFLEKNPSLFSAVEQAKAAILYPPNGMHILILGETGVGKSMFAELIHKYAIEMNRMDENSPFIVFNCADYANNPQLLVGQIFGSKKGAYTGADYDKVGLIEKADGGILFLDEVHRLPPEGQEMFFTFMDKGIFRRLGETDLERKSNVLIISATTENPDSILLKTFTRRIPMIIRLPSLRERSIDERFNLICQFIREESNKLGRQIIVSVNSMKAFLSYNCPNNIGQLKTDIQLACAKAYADFVSNKKEEIKINSIDLPQYIRNGLYMETEHRQLWNKFLEINKRYYVFDKNEENILFEKDSSKDNIYEMIDSRMHELKSMGLSGEELDKEMEKDINDYFEKYFHKVNKIIDVSDIENVVGIEIVQTVEEIIKYAEKRLKKELSKELYCGMAVHIYNAVERIKRNRKIVNPQLNRIRTEHSEEFNTALDCLKIIERVLDVSMPIDEAGFLAMLFAYDGRVVKEQEKKDVKVIVIAHGTATASSMVETANNLLGTKYAIGINAPLDEKPQQVISRLKAYLKNAGIKSDILFLVDMGSLTTFGEEIEKEFGIRTKTIPLVSTLHVIEATRKAMMGYSLEEVYDETLNVNTFLEIERQADLDNEMKGKISIVTVCTTGEGSAVAVKNILDKHLKYDSNIFEIVPINLVGTESIHTRLRNIERENKILCIVSSFKIDTSIPQYGLHEVLSLEAIKPIQRLIDIENTYLKMGDTLENQLKNISSKSVLQDIRKFIGAIEGELNTKINTNALIGIALHVACMIDRLKGGGSVDEFVDREKYISENRELYRIVKKSCEILNKKYDINISDDEICYIMTFFNYKTILK; this is encoded by the coding sequence TTGAAGAGAATCGATATTATTTATCAGAAACTAAAAGAACTGGATAGAGGAATAGGCGTAAGTGCTTCTGATATAGCTGACTCTCTTGGGCTTAGCAGAGCAAATGTCAGTAGCGATCTAAATAGACTATGTGATGAAGGAAAAGCAGTTAAAGTAGGTACAAAGCCGGTACTTTTTAGATATGTTGAGGAAATTTCAAATAAAAGAGAAGAGACTTCTCTTGATAAATTTTTAGAAAAAAATCCAAGCCTATTTTCTGCAGTGGAGCAGGCTAAAGCAGCGATACTGTATCCTCCCAATGGAATGCACATATTAATATTGGGAGAGACAGGCGTTGGGAAATCAATGTTTGCAGAACTCATACACAAATATGCAATTGAAATGAATAGAATGGATGAAAATTCTCCGTTTATAGTTTTTAACTGCGCAGATTATGCCAATAATCCACAACTTTTGGTGGGACAAATATTTGGTTCTAAAAAGGGTGCTTATACAGGTGCGGATTATGATAAAGTGGGACTTATAGAAAAAGCTGATGGAGGAATACTTTTCCTAGATGAGGTTCATAGGCTTCCACCAGAGGGGCAGGAAATGTTTTTTACCTTTATGGATAAGGGTATATTTAGAAGGCTTGGTGAAACCGATTTAGAGAGAAAATCCAATGTATTGATAATTTCTGCTACTACAGAGAATCCAGATTCTATCCTTCTTAAGACATTTACAAGAAGAATTCCGATGATTATACGTCTGCCAAGTCTTCGAGAGAGAAGCATTGATGAGAGATTCAACCTTATCTGCCAATTTATAAGAGAAGAATCGAACAAACTCGGTAGACAAATTATTGTGTCGGTAAATTCAATGAAAGCTTTTCTAAGCTATAACTGTCCAAATAACATTGGGCAGTTAAAAACAGATATTCAGCTTGCGTGTGCAAAAGCATATGCAGATTTTGTTTCAAATAAAAAAGAAGAAATAAAAATAAATAGCATTGATTTGCCACAGTATATAAGAAATGGACTTTATATGGAAACGGAACACCGTCAACTTTGGAATAAGTTTTTAGAGATAAATAAAAGGTACTACGTATTTGACAAAAATGAAGAGAACATTTTGTTTGAGAAAGATAGCAGCAAAGATAATATTTATGAAATGATAGATTCTAGGATGCATGAACTTAAAAGCATGGGACTTTCAGGTGAAGAACTTGATAAAGAGATGGAGAAAGATATAAATGATTACTTTGAAAAGTATTTTCACAAAGTCAATAAGATTATTGACGTTTCTGACATCGAAAATGTCGTTGGCATTGAAATCGTCCAAACGGTAGAAGAGATTATAAAATATGCTGAAAAGAGGCTGAAAAAGGAATTAAGCAAAGAACTTTACTGTGGAATGGCGGTACACATATACAATGCAGTTGAGCGAATTAAGCGAAATAGAAAGATAGTGAATCCACAGCTAAATAGAATTAGAACTGAACATAGTGAAGAATTTAATACAGCCCTTGATTGCCTGAAAATAATAGAGCGAGTATTGGATGTATCTATGCCTATCGATGAAGCTGGCTTTCTTGCTATGCTTTTTGCCTACGACGGTAGAGTTGTAAAAGAGCAAGAGAAGAAAGATGTAAAAGTAATCGTAATTGCACATGGTACTGCTACAGCTAGTTCTATGGTGGAAACTGCCAATAACCTTTTAGGAACGAAATATGCTATAGGCATTAATGCTCCCCTTGATGAAAAGCCTCAGCAGGTAATTTCAAGGTTGAAGGCATATCTTAAAAATGCTGGGATAAAATCTGATATCTTATTTTTAGTGGACATGGGGTCGCTTACAACTTTTGGGGAAGAAATTGAAAAAGAATTTGGAATAAGGACAAAAACAATTCCGCTTGTAAGTACACTGCATGTCATAGAGGCCACAAGAAAGGCAATGATGGGGTATTCTCTAGAGGAAGTATATGATGAAACTTTGAATGTCAATACATTTTTAGAGATTGAGCGGCAGGCTGATTTAGACAATGAAATGAAAGGGAAAATCTCTATTGTAACTGTATGTACAACTGGAGAAGGAAGCGCTGTTGCTGTAAAAAATATTCTTGATAAGCATCTTAAATACGACAGCAATATATTTGAAATTGTTCCTATAAATCTTGTGGGGACAGAAAGCATTCATACGAGATTGAGAAATATCGAAAGAGAAAACAAAATTTTATGCATAGTAAGCTCATTTAAAATAGATACAAGCATACCTCAGTATGGATTGCACGAAGTATTAAGTTTAGAGGCCATAAAGCCTATACAGAGGCTTATAGATATTGAAAATACTTATTTAAAGATGGGAGATACATTAGAAAATCAGTTGAAAAATATCAGCAGTAAAAGTGTTCTACAGGATATAAGAAAGTTCATAGGCGCCATTGAAGGTGAACTGAATACAAAAATTAATACAAACGCTTTGATTGGAATAGCCCTGCATGTTGCTTGTATGATAGATAGGTTAAAAGGCGGTGGATCTGTTGATGAATTTGTTGATAGGGAAAAATATATTTCGGAAAACCGTGAACTTTATAGAATAGTTAAAAAGTCATGTGAGATTTTAAATAAAAAATACGATATAAATATTTCAGATGATGAGATTTGCTACATCATGACTTTTTTCAACTACAAAACAATACTTAAATAG
- a CDS encoding PTS sugar transporter subunit IIC, which produces MNKSNFSEKLQKFALLMQSNRYLQAISNGLMSALPILMIGSFAVLLAVLPIAPWQTFIKTTGIQAILLIPYNIAIGCLALYVSFLVSYKLVESFEKEPVVPALVSVFCFLLVTPISTFEKQNAFLLSWFGVQGLFTALIVSLVAARLYIYVLDKNWTIKMPAGVPPTISNVFSGLIPAVIVGLFFLVIAGVFSHTHFKSFTQFIYTLVQTPLSSLGSNFISLFIIVLIQMILWFFGMHGSLVVSSIITAVYLPMDLQNLQAFSAGQPLPHILGQQFYNLYAGIGGAGGTLGLVILMLFIAKSKRLKTLGKLAIIPGCFTINEPVVFGVPMMFNPIMAIPFISVPLIQILVAYIVTYIGLVPPPAGVQVPFGVPVIVAGIMQGSWRIGLLQLVLIVLSLVIYYPFFKKLDDQSLQEELNAEKTNQQVQA; this is translated from the coding sequence ATGAATAAATCTAATTTTAGTGAGAAGCTGCAAAAATTTGCACTTTTAATGCAATCTAACAGATATCTACAGGCAATTTCAAATGGATTAATGTCAGCACTTCCTATATTAATGATAGGATCATTTGCTGTTTTGTTAGCGGTACTTCCTATCGCTCCGTGGCAAACATTTATCAAAACTACTGGAATTCAGGCAATTCTTCTAATACCATATAACATAGCAATAGGATGTTTAGCATTATATGTTTCATTTTTAGTTTCTTATAAATTGGTAGAAAGTTTCGAAAAAGAACCGGTAGTACCGGCCTTGGTAAGCGTATTTTGCTTTTTACTAGTTACACCAATATCTACTTTTGAAAAACAAAACGCATTCTTATTAAGTTGGTTTGGAGTTCAAGGATTATTTACAGCATTAATCGTATCGTTGGTTGCTGCTCGACTATATATATATGTTTTAGATAAGAATTGGACTATAAAAATGCCTGCTGGTGTTCCGCCTACTATATCAAATGTATTTTCAGGATTAATACCGGCTGTAATTGTAGGTTTATTCTTTCTTGTGATTGCTGGAGTATTTTCACATACGCACTTTAAATCATTTACTCAGTTTATTTATACTTTAGTGCAAACTCCATTATCATCACTTGGTAGTAATTTTATTTCTTTATTTATTATAGTATTGATTCAAATGATTTTATGGTTCTTTGGAATGCATGGATCATTAGTTGTAAGTAGTATAATTACTGCAGTTTACTTGCCGATGGATTTACAAAACTTACAAGCTTTTTCAGCAGGACAACCACTACCTCATATTTTAGGACAACAATTTTATAATCTTTATGCAGGAATCGGGGGAGCCGGTGGTACCTTAGGATTAGTCATCCTTATGTTATTCATTGCTAAAAGTAAAAGATTAAAGACATTAGGAAAGCTTGCAATTATTCCTGGATGTTTTACTATAAATGAGCCTGTTGTTTTTGGTGTTCCGATGATGTTCAACCCCATTATGGCTATTCCTTTTATTTCTGTACCATTAATTCAGATTTTGGTTGCCTATATAGTAACCTATATAGGATTAGTACCACCACCAGCAGGGGTTCAAGTTCCATTTGGTGTACCGGTGATTGTAGCTGGTATTATGCAGGGAAGTTGGAGAATTGGATTATTGCAGCTAGTACTTATAGTGCTTTCTCTAGTTATTTATTATCCATTTTTCAAAAAATTAGACGATCAAAGTTTGCAAGAAGAGCTTAATGCAGAAAAAACAAATCAACAAGTTCAAGCTTAG
- a CDS encoding alpha/beta hydrolase domain-containing protein: protein MIEKIKLIPVTEKSVPFAQASEKCNFAEIGYVEEEYFMWGTANIYEDGEDHAPITIYKDAPYVNRFIVRRPKDVAKFSGNVVIEILNATALFDIDRIWVSSWKYFTRNGDIYIGITSKSDVLDSLYAADRERYSILSWKNPLPNRPEPKNTVFKFFPQYEAGLFWDMLTDFAKALRTKSEINPISQYDNYKLYLTGWSQSATYIVRYVKSFAYLEKNCSEGPIFDGYLAAGGGARPAPLNSYEPIILSGKSYFDSEGAGIMGAREPYIAVNTESENEAVRWKGDSDIPGNLFRAYEIPGASHDSVNNILKWYNADENYMVGNRKVYKGIDGLPNDYPYEYVFNAAFRNLYCWVREGVPAPHAEPIKRGPDGKNIRDVFGNAVGGIRTPFIDLPTATYYGFSTKPDGSQSVFGHMNPFSKEKMQAIYTSLKNYRNLAEKSTDCAVALGFILPEERDEVVELAVERAEAAGLR, encoded by the coding sequence ATGATTGAAAAAATCAAGCTAATACCTGTAACAGAAAAATCTGTCCCTTTCGCACAGGCTTCAGAAAAGTGTAATTTTGCAGAAATAGGCTATGTAGAAGAAGAATACTTCATGTGGGGAACAGCTAATATATACGAGGATGGGGAGGATCATGCTCCCATAACTATTTATAAAGATGCGCCTTATGTTAACCGATTTATAGTGCGCCGTCCCAAAGATGTTGCTAAGTTTAGTGGTAATGTCGTAATTGAAATTTTGAATGCAACGGCATTGTTTGATATCGACCGCATATGGGTTAGTTCATGGAAGTACTTTACACGAAATGGAGATATTTACATTGGAATAACAAGTAAGTCAGATGTTTTAGATTCACTTTATGCTGCGGATAGGGAAAGGTACTCAATACTGTCTTGGAAAAATCCTCTGCCTAATAGACCAGAACCCAAAAATACTGTGTTTAAGTTTTTTCCACAGTATGAAGCTGGACTATTTTGGGATATGTTGACTGACTTTGCGAAGGCACTTCGTACTAAAAGCGAAATAAATCCAATTTCTCAATATGATAACTACAAATTGTATTTAACTGGCTGGTCACAATCAGCCACATATATAGTACGTTATGTAAAATCATTTGCTTATTTGGAAAAAAATTGCTCTGAAGGACCGATATTTGATGGTTACTTAGCAGCTGGAGGCGGTGCTAGGCCAGCACCACTAAATTCTTATGAGCCTATAATTCTTTCAGGTAAAAGCTATTTTGATTCAGAAGGTGCTGGAATAATGGGAGCTAGAGAACCTTATATTGCTGTCAATACAGAGAGTGAAAATGAAGCTGTCAGGTGGAAAGGAGATAGCGATATTCCAGGAAATCTTTTCCGAGCTTATGAAATTCCAGGAGCTAGTCATGATTCTGTGAATAATATTTTAAAATGGTATAATGCCGATGAAAATTATATGGTTGGTAATAGGAAAGTCTACAAAGGTATTGATGGATTGCCTAATGATTACCCTTATGAATACGTGTTTAATGCCGCATTTAGGAATCTCTATTGCTGGGTTCGTGAAGGTGTACCTGCGCCTCATGCTGAGCCTATAAAGAGAGGACCTGATGGTAAAAATATTAGAGATGTATTTGGTAATGCTGTTGGTGGAATCCGTACTCCTTTTATTGATCTGCCCACAGCTACTTACTATGGTTTTTCTACAAAACCTGATGGGAGTCAAAGTGTATTTGGACATATGAATCCTTTTTCAAAAGAAAAAATGCAAGCAATTTATACTTCTCTGAAAAACTATCGTAATCTTGCGGAAAAAAGTACAGATTGTGCAGTTGCTTTGGGTTTCATTCTTCCAGAAGAACGAGATGAAGTTGTTGAGCTTGCAGTTGAACGGGCGGAAGCGGCAGGATTGCGTTAA
- a CDS encoding type VII toxin-antitoxin system HepT family RNase toxin, with amino-acid sequence MPQNSRDAFELLRKNGVIDGALEKKLKSMVGFRNIAVHNYQLIDLKVVQDLIENGLNDLIVFSKIILQQYNN; translated from the coding sequence ATTCCTCAAAATAGTAGAGATGCATTTGAACTGCTTCGAAAAAATGGTGTCATAGATGGTGCATTAGAGAAGAAATTAAAATCCATGGTTGGTTTTAGAAACATCGCTGTGCATAATTATCAATTGATAGATTTGAAAGTTGTCCAGGATTTGATTGAAAATGGCTTAAATGATTTGATAGTCTTTTCAAAAATAATACTGCAACAATATAATAATTAG
- a CDS encoding DUF4038 domain-containing protein, which produces MIRLTISKDKKYFINGNKKFFYLADTCWSAFTNISFEEWEEYLSYRKVQGFNALQINILPQWDASQSDINIMPFKINKDGTFDFYSINEEYFHRAEKMIEVAVKKGFLPALVLLWCNYVPDTWASKLRETSKMPLDVVETYVEHVAKTFSKFCPIYIISGDTDFPTELTKNYYMLALNTIKKLSPECLTTMHLQGRLTELPEEFVNNKNLDFYMFQSGHNSAYRHMPYEMALNFYNKSVKKPIINAEPCYEQMGFSRGIYGRFTTFDVRKAAWQSLLSGASAGITYGAHGIWSWHKKGKEFEKNIGEVFDKPYDWRDALRFDGAWDYSFAKWIFEMYDLFEIEPLDAILNNTREIRMAGNPDLSTIVIYMPSNTTVIVNMKLENYNFIIIDLEKKHIAKPTIETSNDKTIIHMHNFTSDVLIIGTK; this is translated from the coding sequence ATGATAAGACTTACTATTTCAAAAGATAAAAAATACTTTATAAATGGAAACAAAAAATTTTTTTATTTAGCAGATACTTGTTGGAGTGCATTTACTAACATAAGTTTTGAAGAGTGGGAAGAATATTTATCCTACAGAAAAGTGCAGGGATTTAATGCGCTTCAAATAAATATTCTTCCACAGTGGGATGCAAGCCAATCAGATATCAATATAATGCCATTTAAAATTAATAAAGATGGTACATTTGATTTTTATTCCATCAACGAAGAATATTTTCATAGAGCTGAAAAAATGATTGAAGTAGCAGTAAAAAAAGGATTTTTGCCTGCACTTGTTTTACTTTGGTGTAATTATGTGCCAGATACATGGGCGAGCAAATTAAGGGAAACAAGTAAAATGCCATTAGATGTGGTAGAAACTTATGTAGAACATGTAGCAAAAACTTTTTCAAAATTTTGTCCTATTTATATAATAAGTGGTGATACAGATTTTCCAACGGAACTTACAAAAAATTATTACATGCTTGCTTTAAATACAATAAAGAAACTTAGCCCAGAATGTTTAACAACAATGCATCTCCAAGGCAGATTGACTGAACTACCAGAAGAATTTGTAAATAATAAAAATTTGGATTTTTATATGTTTCAGTCAGGGCATAATTCAGCATATCGTCATATGCCTTATGAAATGGCACTGAATTTTTATAATAAGTCAGTTAAGAAGCCAATTATAAATGCTGAACCTTGTTATGAACAAATGGGATTTAGCAGAGGTATTTACGGTAGATTTACGACTTTTGATGTTAGAAAAGCTGCATGGCAGAGTTTGCTATCAGGAGCCAGTGCTGGTATTACTTATGGTGCACATGGAATTTGGAGCTGGCATAAAAAAGGAAAAGAGTTTGAAAAAAATATAGGAGAAGTTTTTGATAAACCATATGATTGGAGAGATGCTTTAAGATTTGATGGAGCATGGGATTATTCTTTTGCAAAATGGATTTTTGAAATGTATGATCTGTTCGAAATAGAGCCTCTGGATGCAATACTTAATAATACAAGAGAAATTAGAATGGCTGGGAACCCGGACTTAAGTACAATTGTGATTTATATGCCATCAAATACAACAGTAATTGTTAATATGAAACTTGAAAATTATAATTTTATTATTATTGATTTAGAAAAAAAACATATTGCGAAACCTACTATTGAAACTTCTAATGATAAAACGATAATTCATATGCACAATTTTACCTCAGATGTTTTGATTATTGGAACAAAGTAA
- a CDS encoding oleate hydratase, protein MRDYKNTHAYFVGGGIASLAGACYLIRDCSFPGDHIHIFEELNVLGGSNDGAGNPETGYVIRGGRMLNDETYENTWELLLSIPSIDNPEKSVREEIIEFDSQHPTHSNARLVNNNGEVVDVSSMGFDNEDRIALAKLIVTPEEKLNMLKISDWFKPHFFETNFWYMWATTFAFQPWHSLAELRRYMIRFMHEFPRIHTLEGVTRTPYNQYDSLILPIKKFLENHNVDFKLKCVVTDLDFKDSDKITVTKIYYKEEGMEKTIELNESDVVFVTNGSMTEGYSLGSMTKPPVLNEKGASWKLWDKISKKKQGLGNPTVFDDNIQGSKWESFTVTCYNSKFFDLMEKFSRNKAGTGALVTFKDSNWFMSIVLAHQPHFRNQPDNVKVFWGYGLYPDNPGNYVKKKMSECAGEEILIELLHHLKFEKEMGDIIKSANCIPCMMPFITAQFMPRSIGDRPQVVPEGSTNLAFIGQFCEIPDDVVFTEEYSVRSARIAVYKLFGITRPVEPINQYQYDVRTLFKSFVTMFK, encoded by the coding sequence ATGAGAGATTATAAAAACACTCATGCTTATTTTGTAGGAGGAGGAATAGCTTCACTTGCAGGAGCGTGCTATTTGATTAGGGACTGCAGCTTTCCAGGTGATCATATTCATATTTTCGAAGAATTGAATGTCTTAGGTGGAAGCAATGATGGTGCGGGTAATCCTGAAACTGGATATGTAATAAGAGGCGGCAGGATGTTAAACGATGAGACTTATGAAAATACTTGGGAGCTTTTATTGTCAATACCATCTATTGACAATCCAGAGAAATCTGTTAGAGAAGAAATAATTGAATTTGATTCTCAGCATCCAACCCATTCCAATGCAAGACTTGTTAATAATAACGGTGAAGTCGTAGATGTATCATCTATGGGTTTTGACAATGAAGATAGGATTGCTTTGGCAAAGCTCATTGTAACGCCTGAAGAGAAGCTTAATATGTTAAAAATTAGTGATTGGTTTAAACCACACTTTTTTGAGACCAATTTTTGGTACATGTGGGCAACGACTTTTGCATTTCAACCGTGGCATAGTTTAGCAGAATTAAGAAGATATATGATAAGGTTTATGCATGAATTTCCAAGAATTCATACATTGGAAGGTGTGACAAGAACACCTTATAATCAATACGATTCTTTAATTTTGCCAATAAAGAAGTTCTTGGAAAATCACAATGTTGATTTCAAACTGAAATGTGTCGTAACAGATCTAGACTTTAAGGATTCAGATAAAATTACGGTTACAAAGATATACTACAAAGAAGAAGGTATGGAAAAAACAATTGAGTTAAATGAAAGCGACGTTGTATTTGTCACAAATGGTTCAATGACAGAGGGCTACAGCTTAGGATCCATGACAAAGCCACCTGTTTTAAATGAAAAAGGTGCATCGTGGAAATTATGGGATAAGATTTCAAAGAAAAAACAAGGTTTAGGAAATCCTACTGTATTTGACGATAATATACAAGGGTCAAAGTGGGAATCATTTACTGTAACTTGTTATAATTCAAAGTTTTTTGATTTGATGGAAAAATTTTCGCGTAATAAAGCTGGGACAGGCGCTCTTGTTACATTTAAGGATTCTAATTGGTTTATGTCAATTGTTTTGGCACATCAACCACACTTTAGAAATCAACCTGATAATGTGAAAGTATTTTGGGGGTATGGATTGTATCCTGATAATCCAGGTAATTATGTTAAAAAGAAAATGTCAGAATGTGCAGGAGAAGAAATATTAATTGAACTTTTGCATCATTTAAAATTTGAAAAAGAAATGGGTGATATAATAAAATCGGCAAATTGCATTCCATGCATGATGCCATTTATTACAGCACAATTTATGCCAAGGTCGATAGGAGATAGGCCTCAAGTTGTACCGGAAGGCTCAACTAATTTAGCATTTATTGGACAATTTTGTGAAATACCTGATGACGTAGTATTCACAGAAGAATATTCAGTTAGATCTGCAAGAATTGCTGTATATAAACTTTTTGGAATAACTAGACCAGTGGAACCAATAAATCAATATCAGTATGATGTAAGAACGTTATTTAAGTCATTTGTGACGATGTTCAAATGA